In Eubalaena glacialis isolate mEubGla1 chromosome 4, mEubGla1.1.hap2.+ XY, whole genome shotgun sequence, one DNA window encodes the following:
- the HOMER3 gene encoding homer protein homolog 3 — protein MSTAREQPIFSTRAHVFQIDPATKRNWIPAGKHALTVSYFYDATRNVYRIISLGGAKAIINSTVTPNMTFTKTSQKFGQWADSRANTVYGLGFASEQHLTQFAEKFQEVKEAARLAREKSQDGGELTSPALGLTAHQVPPSPLVSSNGPGDEKLFRSQSADAPGPAERERLRKMLSEGSVGEVQWEAEFFALQDSNNKLASALREANAAAAQWRQQLEAQRAEAERLRQRVAELEAQAATAEPPAVSEKEGPGQSLEQLEALVQTKDQEIQTLKSQTGGPREAPDTAEREETQQKVQELETRNAELEHQLRATERSLEEARVERERARAEVGRAAQLLDVRLFELSELREGLARLAEGAP, from the exons ATGTCCACAGCCAG GGAGCAGCCCATCTTCAGCACACGGGCACACGTGTTCCAGATCGACCCAGCCACCAAGCGGAACTGGATCCCCGCGGGCAAACACGCACTCACTGTCTCCTACTTTTACGATGCCACCCGCAATGTCTACCGAATCATCAGCCTTGGGGGTGCCAAG GCCATCATCAACAGCACTGTCACCCCCAACATGACATTTACCAAAACCTCCCAGAAGTTCGGGCAGTGGGCAGACAGTCGCGCCAACACCGTCTATGGCCTTGGCTTTGCTTCTGAGCAGCATCTGACTCAG TTTGCTGAGAAGTTCCAGGAAGTGAAGGAAGCAGCGAGGCTGGCACGGGAGAAATCTCAGGATGGGGGAGAGCTCACCAGTCCAGCCCTGGGGCTCACTGCCCACCAG GTGCCCCCGAGCCCCCTCGTCAGCTCCAACGGCCCCGGCGACGAGAAGCTATTCCGCAGCCAGAGCGCGGACGCTCCCGGCCCCGCTGAGCGCGAACGGCTCAGAAAGATGCTGTCCGAGGG CTCGGTGGGCGAGGTGCAGTGGGAGGCCGAGTTCTTCGCGCTGCAGGACAGTAACAACAAGTTGGCGAGCGCCCTGCGAGAGGCCAACGCCGCCGCCGCCCAGTGGAGGCAGCAGCTGGAGGCCCAGCGCGCAGAGGCCGAGAGGCTGCGACAGCGG gtggctGAGCTGGAGGCCCAGGCTGCCACCGCCGAGCCACCCGCAGTCAGTGAGAAGGAGGGACCGGGCCAGTCGCTGGAGCAGCTGGAGGCACTAGTGCAAACTAAGGACCAG GAGATCCAGACGCTGAAGAGCCAGACTGGTGGTCCCCGTGAGGCCCCAGACACCGCCGAGCGTGAGGAGACGCAGCAGAAGGTGCAG GAACTGGAGACCCGAAACGCGGAGCTGGAGCACCAGCTGCGGGCAACGGAGCGCAGCCTGGAGGAGGCACGGGTAGAGCGGGAGCGGGCACGGGCCGAGGTGGGCCGGGCCGCGCAGCTGCTGGACGTCAGGCTGTTTGAGCTGAGCGAGCTGCGGGAGGGCCTGGCCCGCCTGGCCGAGGGCGCGCCCTGA